The stretch of DNA GATTCAGAATTGGTTGAGTGGGAGAAGATTGTTGATAAACTGCTAAATTACAATCACATTGACTCAGAGGAATTGATTCACCACCTTGACGAGTTAAAGCAAACCACGCGATCGCATTTTCTCCTGCACGTGGACTATGATTTGGTTCGATATGAAAAGTCACGCCCACGTTACCATCTGTCTTAATATTATGAGCTACAACGAAAGGTTTGATTAGAGAAGACATAATTTGTTTTGTTTTAATTAGCTCTAAAAACAAACTTTAAACCAAATTGAACCAACGAAACCCAATCGGATACAACTCAGTATTAAGATAAGGATCAGTATATATCCTTATTGTTTTTAACTTAAATTCCTCTTGAATCAATTCAAACAAGCCAGAAGCATAACCAAGACTGAACTTAATTTTAATTATTTTGACTTTTGACTTTATAAGCTGTGTTAGATTTACTTTTGATTGCTAGCATCGGATTTCTAGGTAGTTTCGGTCATTGTGCCGGAATGTGTAGCCCTTTAGCAATTTCTTTTTCTCTGTCGCAACAATATCAAGCTAAATCTTCTTGGTTACATAGTCTAGTTTTTCATCTTCTGCTTAATCTCGGTAGAATCACCAGCTATACTTTAGTCGGTGCAGCATTAGGTAGTATTAGTTCTTTAATTTTTACAGGGACAATCCGTCAATTAATGGCAATTGTGATGGGTCTAATGTTAATTTGGTTGGGTTTACTACGAATTAAGCCAGATTTTTTACCCAATTTACCCATCTTACATCCCTTTCAAGGCAAACTACACGCTCGCTTGAGTAAAGTTATGAATAGTCTTGCTTCCCATCACTCTTGGTGGACTCCTGGAATTTTAGGTATTTTTTGGGGTCTAATTCCCTGTGGTTTTCTTTATGCAGCACAAATTAAAGCAGCAGAATCCCATAGTATTTGGTGGGGAATGGCAATTATGCTGGCTTTTGGATTAGGAACAATGCCCACTATGGTAGCCGTAGGATTATCAGCTTCTCGTTTAACTCGCGACCGCAGAAGTCAATTAACTCGTTTGGGAGGTTGGATTACTGTCGCAATCGGAGTTTTAACTCTGTGGCGTACCGATGCCATGATCGATTATACGGGACATGGAGCATTATTTTTATTAATGTTAGCTTTAATTGCTCGTCCAATTGCTCAATGGTGGTCAATACCTCTACAATACCGGCGAGTGATTGGTGTGGGGGGTTATTTTTTAGCGATCGCTCATACTGTACATATGTTCGACCATACCCTCAATTGGAATTTAAATTCATTGCCATTTATGATTCCTCAGCATCAACTGGGTTTAATAATTGGAACAATTGCTTTATGCTTAATGACTCCCGCAGCTTTAACCAGTTTTGATCGCTGGCAACATATATTAGGTAGACATTGGCGACAAATTCATTTGTTTTCAATCCCTGCCCTATTTCTAGCTGCTGGTCATACTATTTTAATTGGTTCTCATTATTTGGGAGAATTAACTTGGAATTGGCAAACTCAATTACGAGTGTTGGTTATTGTAGTTATGACTAGCGGAGTAATACTATTACGAATTTTAAATCCTTGGCGAAAAGCAAACAGCTAATTCAACTCAAAACAGGAATAATTAATTATGTTTATACCAAAACCGATTCCACCTCAACCTGGACAAGAATCTGTCTGGGATTATCCTCGTCCTCCTCGTTTAGAAAGTTCCACCCAACATATTCAAGTAATCTTCAATCAAATCACTCTTGCTGATAGCCACCGTACTTATCGAGTTTTGGAAACTAGCCATCCTCCAGTTTATTACATTCCTCCCGAAGATATTCAAATGCAGTATCTTGAGAAAACTACCCGACAATCATTTTGCGAGTGGAAAGGTGCAGCTAACTACTATACCATTACAGCGGGCGATCGCAAAGAAATTAATGCAGCTTGGTTTTATCCTGATCCTACCGATGAGTTTGCTGCAATTAAAAATTATGTGGCATTTTATCCTAGTCGCATGGATGCTTGTTATGTCGATGGAGAACAAGTTCAGCCTCAATCTGGAGATTTTTATGGTGGTTGGATTACTAAAAATGTAGTTGGTCCTTTTAAAGGTAGTGCTGGTAGTTGGGGATGGTAATCAGTTATCAGTTGTTATCTTAAATGCGAAAAGAAGACTGTCGGTAAAAGAGAGGGTTATTTAAGTTTAGCATAGCTAAATGCACCCGATTCTTTACCGACGAGATGAATTTTCGCCAACAAAAAAACCGCGATAGCGACAATATTTGTACCAAATGTAATAGCATAAATACATGATAATCCTAGAGTACAAAATCAAAGCAAAACCACATCAATATCTGGCAATTGACCAAGCTATTCGCACAGGTCAATTTGTCAGAAACAAAGCTTTGCGCTATTGGATGGACAATAAAAAAGTCAATAAATACGACTTAAATAAGTATTGTCGCATTCTAGCTAAAGAGTATGTTTTTGCTGATAAATTAAATTCTACTGCTAGGCAATCATCTGCTGAACGTGCTTGGTCAGGAATAGCTAGATTTTTCGATAACTGCAAAAAGCGCACCGCCCACGCGGAGGAAACCTCCGCGTGTGGCCGGAGCAAGCAGAAAGTTAAAGGCAAGAAAGCGGATGCGACCGACCCGTCGTCTTACGGCGGGTCGCACGCGCACCAAGCAGGCTATCCTAAATTCAAGAAACATTCTCGCTCAGTTGAATATAAACAATCTGGCTGGAAGCTAGACGAAGCTACCAAAAAGAATATTACTTTCACCGATAAAATCGGCATAGGAAGAGTTAAGTTAGTCGGTAGTCGAGATATCTATTTCTATCAACCAGAACAAATTAAGCGAGTAAGACTGGTTCGTCGCGCTGATGGTTACTATTGTCAGTTGGGAATATCTATCGAAGTAAAAGAAGATATGCAACCAACAGGCAAAGCCATCGGCTTAGATATGGGATTAAAGTATTTCTATGCTGATAGCAATGGATATATAGAAGAAAATCCTAGATTCTACAGAAAAAGCGAAAAACGTCTTAACCGTCTAAACAGACGAAAGTCTAAAAAGTACCAAAAAGGAAAAAAACAGTCTAAGAATTACCACAACGCTAGAAAGAGCTATGCAAAACTGCATTTAAAAGTAAGTAGACAACGTGAAGAACACGCTAAGAGAGTAGCGCGTTGCGTATGTGCATCTAATGATTGCATCGTCTATGAAGATTTAAATGTTAGAAATCTAGTTCGTAATCGAAGATTGTCAAAATCCATATCTGATGCTGGTTGGACTCAATTTCGTAAATGGGTTGAGTATTTTGGCTGGAAATTCGGCAAGATAACAATTGCCGTACCTCCACATTACACTTCGCAAGATTGTCCTGCTTGCGAAAGAAGAATCAAAAAATCTCTATCTACTCGTACTCATGTTTGTGAGTGCGGATATACAGAAGATAGAGATATAGCAGCTAGTATCAATATTCTAAAAAAAGGACTGAGTACGCTAGGGCATAGCGGAAGTTACGCTTGGGGAGAAACTCCCTCTTGGGCGGTTGGCGTAAGCCTGTCGTCTAACGGAGATTCGTTGAACCAAGAATCCCAAGGGGCTGTGGTCTGAGGAGACCTCAGACCCTTGTATGCCCCGCCCACCAAAAGCAATGACGAAGCGAGAGCGGAGTCAGTGGTTTAGTGGTGGGAGTGTCAATATCTCCCCATTATTTCTTTTTAGGATAAGAGCGATCGCTATTTAAGTAGAGGACTGACGATTGAAATGACTATTTAATTTATTTTTTCAAAGATATTCAAAATTAATATAAGAAAATTATATAATGCTACCCGATTTTACTGAGCCAGTAACAACGTAAACATTTGGCTGAGGTCAGTTTTTTTTTCCAAGGTATTTTTGTTGCTATCTAAATACAAAAATAATTCATTTTACCTTGAATCAACTTCCTCACAAATTCTTCAACATTGGCTTTTACTTTTAAAGATGAAAAATTAAAGATCTACTCAGGGAGGTAGATTATGCTCAAAACAATTCCCTACTTCCTTGAAGAAATCAAATCTGAAGCTCGTCAATTAGTCGATCAAGGACTTCTTGAACGCCAACAACCTCTTTATATGCTATGTCGATATATTGCACCAAGAGAATGGATTTGTGTCGAATTAGAGTTAGAAAAAAATGATTATCTTTTGAGAGATAAAATAGGCGATCTTTTAGCCCATGAAGAATGGGAAGAAGACTGACAAAATTTCTTGCTTAGTTCCAATTTTTGACTAAAAAATCTAGTCAGTGATGATTTCAAAGTTTTGTCGATCAAAAAAATAGTAGACAAGCAATCAAGTTTAAACAAATGACAATTTCAGTAATTAAAAGCTGTTTTTCATAAATTTTTCTCTCTTAGAAAAAAATCGCTTGTCTCATCAAAATATTTAATTTGTTTGAGATGTTAAGTTAAGTAATTTGATTGCCTAATACATCATGAAGACATCAACTAAAAAATCTAGTTTGGTAATAATAAGTTGAATCAATTAATAGTTTTTACTTAAGTATTTTTGCTCAAATTAATTATTTAAAAATGTCATGAAGTTTACAGACACATTTGACAAAAGTATGTAATTATTATTTTAGCTTTAGAATTATTTAAAAATAATAAAACCTTAAAGCATCATAAATGCTTACTTAACTTTTTTTAACATACAAGTTTTTTCTTAAAAAAATATAAAATCTAGAAAAATATTTAAGCTTCTCCTAGGATCGAGTAGTTTTTGATTTAAAATCAACTAGTTTTTGTTTTAATACCTCAAAAAGATTAAATCAATTATTAGCATGATTGTTTTTGTGCCGTTTTAATTCCAAAAATTTTAATAGAAACTTTAGATTTAGGTGTTGATATGAATTATTGTCCTTGTTGTTCATCCAAGCTTCTTTGTCATATTAATCAACAAAAAACGTATTGGTTTTGTTCTAATTGTGGACAAGAAATGCCAAATCTAAATGATTTAAATAAAACCAAAACAAAAGCAGACCATACTAATTTGTCTGTATTATCCACCAAAAATTAACCCATTACTATGTAGGAAATAAAGTCAGCATGTTCGAGTCAACTTCATTTGTAACTAGCCAACAATCATCTTCAAACATTAAAAAGACAAGACTCCCCTGGTGGGTAATAATTCAAACTACTATTCCTTACTGCACCTATTATTTTGGTCCTTTTAATAATGCTAAAGAAGCGCAATTATCCCAATATGGTTACTTAGAAGATCTGATGGAAGAAAAAGCTCACGGAATTTCTGTACAAATTAAGCAATCTCGTCCTCCTCAATCTCTAACCCTTTACGAAGAATAATCATTTATAAACAAAGTATTTTTTGTTCGCTTAAGGGCAAAGTCAGATAGAATGTGCTGCCTTGACCAAAATTACTTTCGACCCAAATTTTGCCCCCATGATGCTCGATAATATGACGACAAATTGTTAATCCCAAACCAGTTCCACCTTTTTTGCGAGAGTCGGAGGCATCAACTTGCTGAAAACGCTCAAAAATCGTTTGTAGTTTATCGGCAGGGATTCCTCTGCCTTGGTCTTGTACTTCAATTTGACAGAAATTGTTCAGTACTTTTGTTCTGAGCCAAATTTTGCTATTGGCATCGGAAAATTTGATCGCATTACTTAGAAGGTTAGTTAAAGTTTGAAGAAT from Stanieria cyanosphaera PCC 7437 encodes:
- a CDS encoding urease accessory protein UreH domain-containing protein; this translates as MLDLLLIASIGFLGSFGHCAGMCSPLAISFSLSQQYQAKSSWLHSLVFHLLLNLGRITSYTLVGAALGSISSLIFTGTIRQLMAIVMGLMLIWLGLLRIKPDFLPNLPILHPFQGKLHARLSKVMNSLASHHSWWTPGILGIFWGLIPCGFLYAAQIKAAESHSIWWGMAIMLAFGLGTMPTMVAVGLSASRLTRDRRSQLTRLGGWITVAIGVLTLWRTDAMIDYTGHGALFLLMLALIARPIAQWWSIPLQYRRVIGVGGYFLAIAHTVHMFDHTLNWNLNSLPFMIPQHQLGLIIGTIALCLMTPAALTSFDRWQHILGRHWRQIHLFSIPALFLAAGHTILIGSHYLGELTWNWQTQLRVLVIVVMTSGVILLRILNPWRKANS
- a CDS encoding DUF427 domain-containing protein; translated protein: MFIPKPIPPQPGQESVWDYPRPPRLESSTQHIQVIFNQITLADSHRTYRVLETSHPPVYYIPPEDIQMQYLEKTTRQSFCEWKGAANYYTITAGDRKEINAAWFYPDPTDEFAAIKNYVAFYPSRMDACYVDGEQVQPQSGDFYGGWITKNVVGPFKGSAGSWGW
- a CDS encoding RNA-guided endonuclease InsQ/TnpB family protein, encoding MIILEYKIKAKPHQYLAIDQAIRTGQFVRNKALRYWMDNKKVNKYDLNKYCRILAKEYVFADKLNSTARQSSAERAWSGIARFFDNCKKRTAHAEETSACGRSKQKVKGKKADATDPSSYGGSHAHQAGYPKFKKHSRSVEYKQSGWKLDEATKKNITFTDKIGIGRVKLVGSRDIYFYQPEQIKRVRLVRRADGYYCQLGISIEVKEDMQPTGKAIGLDMGLKYFYADSNGYIEENPRFYRKSEKRLNRLNRRKSKKYQKGKKQSKNYHNARKSYAKLHLKVSRQREEHAKRVARCVCASNDCIVYEDLNVRNLVRNRRLSKSISDAGWTQFRKWVEYFGWKFGKITIAVPPHYTSQDCPACERRIKKSLSTRTHVCECGYTEDRDIAASINILKKGLSTLGHSGSYAWGETPSWAVGVSLSSNGDSLNQESQGAVV
- a CDS encoding DUF4327 family protein, with translation MLKTIPYFLEEIKSEARQLVDQGLLERQQPLYMLCRYIAPREWICVELELEKNDYLLRDKIGDLLAHEEWEED
- a CDS encoding DUF1816 domain-containing protein, yielding MFESTSFVTSQQSSSNIKKTRLPWWVIIQTTIPYCTYYFGPFNNAKEAQLSQYGYLEDLMEEKAHGISVQIKQSRPPQSLTLYEE